Sequence from the Thermocoleostomius sinensis A174 genome:
CAACTTAATTCGAGTCCGCTTTACCCCAACGGGTGAGTTTCTGCCGCGTCGATCGTGGAATGTGACCAGGAATGATGCCGAGTGGCCTGCTGTTTCGGTTGAGGTTACAGAGGATGCAGATTCGATCGAACTGAAGACAGAACAACTAACAGTACAAATTCAGCGAGCGACTTGTCAAATTACCTGCCTTGACCCAACGGGAATGCCCTTTGCTCAAGATGCTGATCCGGCGATCGGTTGGTCGGACAGCGGGATAGCGGCTTGGAAGCACATTGCGGCAGATGAGCATTTTTATGGGTTTGGCGAACGAACTGGCTTGTTGGATAAATTGGCAGAACGCAAAACCAACTGGACCGTAGATGCGCTGGATTACAACTCGCAAACTGACGAGATGTACCAGGCGATTCCATTTTTTATGGCGCTGCGTCCAGGCTTGGGGTATGGGATGTTTCTCAACTCCACCCACTGGAGTCAGTTCGACATGGGGGCTAGCGAGCCAGGTGTTTGGCAAATGCACACTCATGCCCACGAACTGGACTACTACATTATTTATGGGCCAAACCCTGCGCAAATTTTAGCCACTTATGCCCACTTAACCGGACATATGCCTTTACCACCTAAGTGGGCCCTAGGCTATCATCAGTGCCGTTGGAGCTATGAATCATCAGCGATCGTTCGAGAATTAGCGAACGAGTTTCGTCAACGCCGCATTCCCTGTGATGTGATTCATCTCGATATTGATTACATGCAGGGATACCGAGTATTTACCTGGCATCGACAGCGATTTGCCGATCCCAAAGCATTAATTGGTGATCTAAAAGTAAATGGATTTAAGGTTGTTACGATTGTTGATCCGGGTGTGAAGTATGAACAAGAAGCGGATTATGCAATCTTTGACGAAGGATTAGAACAGGATTGTTTTGTGCGGCGGGCCACAGGCGAACTGTTTCATGGTTATGTCTGGCCCGACAAAGCAGTGTTTCCCGATTTTATGCGTGCTGATGTGCGGCAATGGTGGGCTAATCAGCACCACGTCCTTACCGATGTGGGGGTAGCAGGCATTTGGAATGACATGAATGAACCTGCGCTTGACGATCGACCATTTGGCGATGGTGGCAACAAAATCCCCTTTCCAATGGACGCCCCCCAAGGAGCAGCCGACGAACGCACAACGCACACAGAAGTGCACAATCTCTATGGCTTGATGATGGCCCGATCGTCTCACGAAGCCTTAGAGCAGCTACGTCCAAAGCAGCGATCGTTTGTGTTGACGCGATCGGGCTTCGCAGGCGTACAGCGTTGGTCATCAGTGTGGATGGGTGACAATCACTCCCTATGGGATCATCTGGAAACGTCACTGCCGATGCTCTGTAATATGGGGCTATCCGGTGTCCCTTTCGTCGGATGTGATATTGGCGGGTTTGCAGGCAATGCCACAGCAGAACTGTTTGCCCGTTGGATGCAAGTAGGAATGCTGTATCCCTTGATGCGCGGTCATTCAGCCATGACCACAGCCCGCCATGAACCGTGGGTGTTTGGCGATCGAACCGAGCGCATTTGTCGCGAATACATTGAGTTGCGCTATCGATTGTTACCCTACCTCTATTCGCTGTTTTGGGAAGCGGCAACCACAGGTGCGCCCATTCTGAGACCGTTGTTGTACCATTATCCCAACGATCGCCACACCTATGCCCTGCATGATCAGGTGATGTTGGGTCCCTTTCTGATGGCGGCTCCTATTTACCGCCCAGGTCAGGAATGTCGAGCCGTATATTTACCAGAAGGAACCTGGTATGACTGGTGGACGAACGATCGTTATGATGGCCCAACGCACATTCTGGCCCATGCCCCCCTGGAACGAATGCCACTCTATGCCAAGGCGGGAGCCATCATTCCTATGCAGCCTGTGATGCAGCATGTAAATGAGCTTCCACTGACAGAGTTAACCTTAAAGATCTATCCTGGCAACGAGCAATGGACACTTTATGAAGATGATGGCGAAACGTTTGATTACAAAAATGGAGTTTGGCAAACGACGACGTATCGTACCATTCAAGAGACCGATCGGGTGATTTTGGAAGTACTCGATCGTCAAGGGAATTGGCACAGCGAGCAAACTATTCAGGCAGCATTAGCGGGTAACACGAATCTAGTGTTGGAGGTGCGTTCTATCTAAGTAGAAACCTCGGTAAGCAGCGCCCACCAAGCAAAACCGGAGACTGGATTAGAAACCTCCAGAATCTCTAGAAAGTAGAGGGTGGCGAAAGCTAACCCCTGTTCTCTTAGCTAAGTAGTCAATTTTCTCGGTTAAGCAGGTGGCACGAAAGGAATTTATCTGCTAAGAGTAGACATTGGTTATCACCACTAAGGGAAATGTCGCCAATGTCGCACACACCTACACCTCGTTTAATTCTGGAAACGTTGCTTCCTCACCTAAAAGTTGCAGCGGCATATGCCCATCAGATTCAAACTCAAATTGCCACTCGTCCCGAAAAGGAGGGATATGATAACTTCTTTGCTACGGCTCTAAGCGATGCAGATTTGTCAATTCAAACGTTTGTTGAAGTGTTGTTATTAGGGTATTTCCCTAATATTCGGTTCTATGGCGAAGAACATGAACAAACCTACAACACCAAGTATTTTCGATCGATCGAGCTTGGTCCACCGGATGATTACTTAGTGACCCTTGATCCGATCGATGGTACCCGCTTTTACCTAGATGGACATACTAACTATCAAATTATTCTGAGTGTATTAAATCGAGATGAGTTTGAAGCTGTATTAGCGATTTCGCCGGGTCAGAACATTTACTATTACGGTTTGCGAGGGCAAGGAACATTTCAAGGCACGTTGGCAGATACGTTGGAGGCGTGTCATCCGCTCAAGCTGGCGCCGAGCGGGGAAACGATCGTCTTGGGGTGGGGAATGGAAACCTTGGCCGAACCGTTGCGCCCTAAATATCGGGTGATTGATGTAGCCAATTCCTATTCCAGAGAGCAGGAAATTCCCGGTTTCAGCAGTATTTTGCAAGGGGAAGTGGTTGGCTCTGTCAATCGGGCTGGTCAGTTTATTGACAGTGCCGCCTTAGCCTTTTTGGCCCAGGAAGCTGGTTGTATCGTTACAACCTTAGACGGCAATCCGCCGCCGCCGCTATACACCTGCCACCACTATCGTCGGGGGGGGTTAGTAACGGCCGTGTCCGAGTCGGTGCATCAGGACATTTTACGAGCGATTCAAATGACTCAGCTAACTTCCCAAAAGTAACCCCCATCTCCGGGCAGGGAAATAGGGGCGATCCAATATGGAGTATTTCTTATCCTCCCATCAAATGAGTTGAGCGGGACAGTTTGTAACAGAATGTTGTAACGTCGCTATAGCTATTATGGCAATGCCGCTTGAATGATCGATCGCACGTCTTGGGCTTGACGATAGGTACTTGCGCGAGTTGATTGGTTGCCTGTGGCTCGATCGATGGTTTTCCAGGGTTTATAGAGCGGTAGGACATAGTACCGTAGACGGGTGCGATTCGCCCAAAGTCCCATCGATGGAAACAGCAAAAACAACCCTAGGAATCCAGAGAGCGGAAACATGGGTAAGCCCACCCACCGCGCTAACCGTTTGACATTCATCGTCCACGGATGTAACCCTTCATTGCCAACGCAAGCAATTGGCAGAATTGGCACGTGATGACGATTGCTCAACTGAATGAAACTGGGGTCAAACCGCTGCAATTGGTAGCGCTGTTGCCAGCCTTTGGCCAACCCGCGCCAACCTTCTGGGGCCACCAAGATAACCGATTGATTAGAGGGCGATTGAAAAGCCGCATCAAACTCGTTTTTGGTCGCTCGGATACCGCCCAATACCTGTGACCAGCCACTTGGCAACCACCAACGTAGCCAGGGATGATCGAAAAAAATGTCGTGAGCTAGGGGTTGCACAAACCAGCCTTGGGACTGGCTCAACAGCACGCCTAAGCTAATCATGTCCCATGGGAAACACATGCCAGCGTGGTTCATGACCACAATCAATGGCCCGGTGTCGGGTAGGGGGGCACTCAAATGCAATTCTGCTCGAAAATAGCGCTGGACGATCGGTGTCAGAATTTCCTGACGAAAGGATTGCTGATAAGCGGGATTGATAGTCGGAGGCTGGGAACGCGGCGCCCGGCAACCCAATCGCAACCAGCGAATCAATAACGCTAGATAGAATCCGCCCGGAATTAGAAATAATAAGTATTCAAACCCCCTCCAGCCATCGGGATCAGCATGATAGTGCTGCCAGTGGCGATTGAATAAAATCAGCCACCCAGGAGGATACCAAAGACAAAACCAGTCAAACCAGCTAAAGCGGTAGCCCGTTTGCGCGAATGTTTTCCCTATTTGATTCGGGGGTGGTTCGGGTAAGGGCGATAGTGGCTGCGAAGTGTCTGAAGAAATCATGGCAGTCCCTCGATCGTCACGTCGCATGCAATCATTCCAGTTCCTATTTTGTCCAGTTAAGGCGATCGGATGAATGCACGACATCCCTATCTAGAAGGATAAAAGATGAAAAGATAGAGGAGTTCAAAGGTGAAGGAGTTCAAGAGCCGGTCTCATCTTAGGTAGAAAGCCGATCGCGCCAAGCTTGTACCCGTGCGCGGAGATGCGGAGATAGCCATGCATCATAGGCTGGATAAACCGGCAAGCGAGGAATCAGTCGCCATCCTACCGCTTGTAACCAATCTGCCAGCGCTGCATCGTGCGGATGCGGATAATCCGGATTGACTTCATCTTTAGGGCCAATGCCGCCCAAATCGCGAGCACCTGCTTGCAAGCAGCGCCATAGTTGCTGGCGATCGGCAATCAGATTCGGGGGAATTTGTAGCGTGATTTCGGCTGGAAGAATTTGACGCGCTAGTTTGACCACGGTAGCAAGATTTTCGTTCGGAAAGGCATCGCCCTGC
This genomic interval carries:
- a CDS encoding glycoside hydrolase family 31 protein, which gives rise to MPQYFGQLPTTAQAWTTPDPIASVQTHSQGVDCRSGPTCLTVTILAANLIRVRFTPTGEFLPRRSWNVTRNDAEWPAVSVEVTEDADSIELKTEQLTVQIQRATCQITCLDPTGMPFAQDADPAIGWSDSGIAAWKHIAADEHFYGFGERTGLLDKLAERKTNWTVDALDYNSQTDEMYQAIPFFMALRPGLGYGMFLNSTHWSQFDMGASEPGVWQMHTHAHELDYYIIYGPNPAQILATYAHLTGHMPLPPKWALGYHQCRWSYESSAIVRELANEFRQRRIPCDVIHLDIDYMQGYRVFTWHRQRFADPKALIGDLKVNGFKVVTIVDPGVKYEQEADYAIFDEGLEQDCFVRRATGELFHGYVWPDKAVFPDFMRADVRQWWANQHHVLTDVGVAGIWNDMNEPALDDRPFGDGGNKIPFPMDAPQGAADERTTHTEVHNLYGLMMARSSHEALEQLRPKQRSFVLTRSGFAGVQRWSSVWMGDNHSLWDHLETSLPMLCNMGLSGVPFVGCDIGGFAGNATAELFARWMQVGMLYPLMRGHSAMTTARHEPWVFGDRTERICREYIELRYRLLPYLYSLFWEAATTGAPILRPLLYHYPNDRHTYALHDQVMLGPFLMAAPIYRPGQECRAVYLPEGTWYDWWTNDRYDGPTHILAHAPLERMPLYAKAGAIIPMQPVMQHVNELPLTELTLKIYPGNEQWTLYEDDGETFDYKNGVWQTTTYRTIQETDRVILEVLDRQGNWHSEQTIQAALAGNTNLVLEVRSI
- a CDS encoding inositol monophosphatase family protein, coding for MSHTPTPRLILETLLPHLKVAAAYAHQIQTQIATRPEKEGYDNFFATALSDADLSIQTFVEVLLLGYFPNIRFYGEEHEQTYNTKYFRSIELGPPDDYLVTLDPIDGTRFYLDGHTNYQIILSVLNRDEFEAVLAISPGQNIYYYGLRGQGTFQGTLADTLEACHPLKLAPSGETIVLGWGMETLAEPLRPKYRVIDVANSYSREQEIPGFSSILQGEVVGSVNRAGQFIDSAALAFLAQEAGCIVTTLDGNPPPPLYTCHHYRRGGLVTAVSESVHQDILRAIQMTQLTSQK
- a CDS encoding 1-acyl-sn-glycerol-3-phosphate acyltransferase, producing the protein MRRDDRGTAMISSDTSQPLSPLPEPPPNQIGKTFAQTGYRFSWFDWFCLWYPPGWLILFNRHWQHYHADPDGWRGFEYLLFLIPGGFYLALLIRWLRLGCRAPRSQPPTINPAYQQSFRQEILTPIVQRYFRAELHLSAPLPDTGPLIVVMNHAGMCFPWDMISLGVLLSQSQGWFVQPLAHDIFFDHPWLRWWLPSGWSQVLGGIRATKNEFDAAFQSPSNQSVILVAPEGWRGLAKGWQQRYQLQRFDPSFIQLSNRHHVPILPIACVGNEGLHPWTMNVKRLARWVGLPMFPLSGFLGLFLLFPSMGLWANRTRLRYYVLPLYKPWKTIDRATGNQSTRASTYRQAQDVRSIIQAALP